The sequence below is a genomic window from Natronorubrum halophilum.
GGTTCCGAGCTGTCGTTCCTGCTCGACGTAGGTCAGTTCGATCTCCCGGTAGCTCGAGCCGAAGTACGACCGGATTCGGTCGCCGCGGTATCCGACGACGACGGCGATCGAGTCGATGTCCGCCGCGATCAACTGATCGAACACGTGCTCGAGAATCGGTCGCGTTCCGGCCGGTAGCATCGGTTTGGGCCGGTTTCGCGTCAGTGGACGCAGTCGGATCCCCTCGCCCGCTGCGAGGACGACCGCAGAGGAGACGCTCATAGGATCACGGCAGCGTGCCCGGTATTTGTTTGGGCGTCCTTACAGAACTCTCGACGGCCGGTACGCGCGTCTCGATCGGCACCCATACCTCGATTACCGCCCTCGTCGCGATCGTTTTATCGCTAAACGTGTCCTTTCGGAAAGAGGTGCAACGCGAGCGAGTAACGGCCGGTCGCGACCGATCCCCGTCTTGTGCCGTCTCGTACTTCGGTCTCGCGTTCGCGCGTAAAGGGTGGCTTTTTATGCCAACCGTTCGTACCTCGACGCATATGTTCAAGGCCATCGTGAGCGCAGAAACGCTCACCAGCGCGCTCGATTCGGTGAGCGTGCTGGTCGACGAGTGCAAGATCCACCTCGAGGAAGACGGTCTCGAAATTCGGGCCGTTGACCCCGCTAACGTCGGGATGGTCGACCTCTCGCTCGATGCGGCTGCGTTCGAATCCTACGAAGCCGACGGCGGGCTCATCGGTGTCGACCTTTCACGACTCGAGGACATCGCAGGCATGGCCGAATCCGGCCAACTCCTCCAGCTCGAACTCGACGAGGAGACCCGTAAACTCCACATCCAGATCGACGGGCTCGAGTACACGCTCGCGCTCATCGACCCCGACTCCATCCGTCAGGAGCCGGACATTCCGGATCTCGATCTGCCGGCGGAAGTCGTCCTCGAGGGCAAGGACGTCAACCGCTCGGTCAAGGCGGCCGATATGGTCTCCGACCACATCGCACTCGGCGTTGACGAAACTGACGAGTTCTTCTACGTCAACGCGGAGGGCGACACCGACGACGTCCACCTCGAACTCACCCAGGACGATCTGATCGATCTGCAGGCCGGCCCGGCACACTCGCTGTTCTCGCTGGACTACCTCAAGGACATGAACAAGGCCATCCCAGCCGACACCGAGGTCACGCTCGACCTCGGCGAGGAGTTCCCGGTGAAGATCTACTTCGGCTTCGGCGAGGGGCAAGGGCAGGTTACGTACATGCTCGCGCCGCGAATTCAAAGCGAGTAGCCGTCACTCGCGACGAACATCTATTTGTACAGCCGCGCTGAGCACCGCCGGCTAGCGGAGCCGCTGAACGTCGGTAGCGACGATACCGTCTCGAGCGAATGTCGGAGTCACGATCCGAGGCCCGCCGTAATTCACGGTTGGGAGCCGCTCTCAGCGCCCAGATCCCGCCGACGGTCCATCCGTATGGACGAACGCGTTATTTAATACACACATATAGGAAGGTGACAACCTACCAGTCGCTCCACAGTCGTATTGGTGTGCCCTCCACAGACGATCCCGAAGACGCGGACGGGCCGCGATACGTCACGACGTTCGATCCGGAATCCGGCGAGCGAGCGAGTGAAGCCGTCGTGGCGGCGGTCGCCGCGCTCGTCGACGCGAACGGAACGACTCTCGAGCCGCTCTACTCCGTCGTCGAACCGGAAGCCCTCGACTCCCTGGTCGAACACGCCCGACGAGTCGACGACGCCAGCACCCACCGGCTCCGATTTACCTACGAGGG
It includes:
- a CDS encoding HalOD1 output domain-containing protein, which produces MPSTDDPEDADGPRYVTTFDPESGERASEAVVAAVAALVDANGTTLEPLYSVVEPEALDSLVEHARRVDDASTHRLRFTYEGFDVAVRSDGQIRIRDPSDTPNPDAE
- a CDS encoding DNA polymerase sliding clamp → MFKAIVSAETLTSALDSVSVLVDECKIHLEEDGLEIRAVDPANVGMVDLSLDAAAFESYEADGGLIGVDLSRLEDIAGMAESGQLLQLELDEETRKLHIQIDGLEYTLALIDPDSIRQEPDIPDLDLPAEVVLEGKDVNRSVKAADMVSDHIALGVDETDEFFYVNAEGDTDDVHLELTQDDLIDLQAGPAHSLFSLDYLKDMNKAIPADTEVTLDLGEEFPVKIYFGFGEGQGQVTYMLAPRIQSE